From Caldilineales bacterium, a single genomic window includes:
- a CDS encoding tetratricopeptide repeat protein translates to MSIPQLLHIQLFGVLRAERDGQPVAFPRRKAEALLAYLLLHPGPHPREQIAALFWGDGDGADARRALRVTLSDLRKALGEGALIGDRDTLALNPAAVAEADVWRFTELLCRPHAAATADLLAGLALYHGDLLETLYDEWVAPLRQQFRAAWLAALLLLVERYRAAGDYANAIAQARRLLQSEPAHETAHQHLIFCLAAGGAPEAALQQVEACRQALRQHLDADLSAETQALAASIRRRRSDVAGRLTNLPRPLTSFIGREAELEQIETLLAQTRLLTLTGPGGSGKTRLAIQTADEAAHNYPGGVWWVDLASLLEPELAAAVIARTLGVRERGDEGLLAQIAAQIGAQRLLLALDNCEHLQAVCAQTVEFLLGHCPGLTVLATSREPLDLPGEVVWETPALPTPPDSGDLRTLRQNESLRLFAERARLANGGFELDGRNLAAVAAICRRLQGIPLAIELAAAQLDRLTPAEVQQRLQQTPGAAAPPAAAAVSSRQATLHAAMQWSFGLLTPVHQLLLHRLAIFDGGCDLTAASVVAGGYAEPQAPLTVAAGPNGLDPLPVTGEMVTRQALENLARKGLVQIQRLESGTRFGLLDTLADFLRAQCQGTDEWKRLAPAHACFYFERLQTGWPAMYSEREPAVLDQIEREMANLRRAWRWQIEADDWQAPPQAISLQARFWLVRGHYAESRLIIQALLAHPALPSLHPARPELLNSLGLTEWQSGQTTLAGRYFEAALAAFLALDLHQNAAMTSINLGGLYVDEEKFAPAQGYLEQGLAWARELGYERALAIGLNNLALLLTEQGQLARARDLLAECLALRHKLGDQRGLGISLNNLADVEMAAGRFDAARQLYAESLDLRARLGDRRGALIPALNIVRLLRQAGQWQAAAGLLGFADATLAQLGIRLAADAQREREESAAAALAGLGPAAFERAHAVGRGLTLQTVSAWLIEQQPSAPRRSPAAD, encoded by the coding sequence ATGTCTATCCCCCAGCTTCTGCACATCCAACTCTTCGGCGTGTTGCGCGCGGAGCGCGACGGCCAGCCCGTGGCCTTTCCTCGGCGCAAGGCCGAGGCGCTGCTGGCCTATCTGCTCCTGCACCCCGGCCCTCATCCGCGCGAGCAGATCGCCGCTCTCTTCTGGGGCGACGGCGATGGCGCCGACGCGCGCCGCGCCCTGCGCGTCACCCTCAGCGATCTGCGTAAGGCGTTGGGCGAGGGCGCGCTGATCGGTGACCGCGACACGCTGGCCTTGAACCCTGCGGCCGTCGCCGAAGCCGACGTCTGGCGCTTTACCGAGTTGCTATGCAGACCCCATGCCGCCGCCACCGCGGACCTGCTGGCCGGCCTGGCGCTTTATCACGGCGACCTGCTGGAAACGCTGTACGACGAGTGGGTCGCGCCCCTGCGCCAACAGTTCCGGGCGGCGTGGCTGGCGGCGCTGCTCCTGCTGGTCGAACGCTACCGGGCGGCGGGCGACTATGCCAACGCCATCGCTCAGGCTCGCCGTCTGTTGCAGAGCGAACCGGCCCACGAGACCGCCCATCAGCACCTCATCTTCTGCCTGGCCGCCGGCGGCGCGCCGGAGGCCGCGCTGCAACAGGTCGAAGCATGTCGCCAGGCGTTGCGCCAACACCTGGACGCCGACCTCTCCGCCGAAACCCAGGCCCTGGCCGCCAGTATCCGCAGACGTCGTTCGGATGTCGCCGGTCGTCTGACCAACCTGCCCCGCCCCCTCACCAGCTTCATTGGCCGCGAGGCGGAGTTGGAGCAGATCGAGACCCTGTTGGCGCAGACCCGCCTGCTGACCCTGACCGGGCCGGGGGGCAGCGGCAAGACCCGCCTGGCCATCCAGACGGCGGACGAGGCGGCGCACAATTACCCCGGCGGCGTCTGGTGGGTTGACCTGGCGTCGCTGCTCGAGCCAGAACTGGCGGCGGCGGTGATTGCCCGCACGCTTGGCGTCAGGGAGCGGGGCGACGAGGGCCTGCTTGCGCAGATTGCGGCCCAGATCGGCGCCCAACGACTGCTGCTGGCGCTGGACAACTGCGAGCATCTGCAGGCTGTCTGCGCCCAGACAGTCGAGTTTCTGTTGGGCCACTGCCCCGGGCTGACTGTGCTCGCCACCAGCCGCGAGCCGCTCGATCTGCCGGGCGAGGTGGTCTGGGAAACGCCGGCGCTGCCCACGCCGCCAGACAGCGGCGACCTGCGCACGTTGCGTCAGAACGAATCGCTGCGCCTCTTTGCGGAACGGGCGCGGCTGGCCAACGGCGGCTTCGAACTCGACGGGCGCAACCTCGCTGCCGTCGCCGCCATCTGTCGCCGCTTGCAGGGCATCCCCCTGGCCATCGAACTGGCGGCGGCGCAGCTGGATCGCCTGACGCCGGCGGAGGTGCAACAGCGGCTGCAGCAGACGCCTGGCGCCGCTGCTCCGCCCGCCGCCGCTGCGGTTTCCAGCCGTCAGGCCACGCTGCACGCCGCCATGCAGTGGAGCTTTGGCCTGCTGACGCCGGTTCACCAGCTGCTCTTGCACCGGCTGGCCATTTTCGACGGCGGTTGCGACCTGACTGCGGCCAGCGTGGTGGCTGGCGGCTACGCCGAGCCGCAAGCGCCGTTGACCGTCGCCGCCGGGCCGAACGGGCTTGACCCCCTGCCGGTGACCGGGGAGATGGTGACGCGGCAGGCGCTGGAAAACCTGGCGCGCAAGGGGCTGGTGCAAATTCAACGCCTGGAAAGCGGGACGCGCTTCGGCCTTCTCGATACGCTGGCGGATTTCTTGCGCGCGCAGTGCCAGGGGACAGACGAATGGAAGCGCCTAGCGCCGGCGCACGCCTGCTTCTACTTCGAGCGACTTCAGACAGGGTGGCCGGCCATGTATTCGGAGCGTGAACCGGCTGTGCTCGACCAGATCGAGCGAGAGATGGCTAACCTGCGCCGCGCCTGGCGCTGGCAAATCGAGGCCGACGACTGGCAGGCGCCGCCCCAGGCGATCAGCCTGCAGGCCCGCTTCTGGTTGGTGCGCGGGCACTATGCCGAGAGCCGCCTGATCATACAGGCGCTGCTGGCGCATCCGGCTCTGCCCAGTCTGCATCCGGCCCGGCCCGAGCTGCTCAACAGCCTGGGTCTGACCGAATGGCAGAGCGGCCAGACCACCCTGGCCGGGCGCTATTTCGAGGCCGCGCTGGCTGCCTTCCTGGCGCTGGACCTGCACCAGAATGCAGCCATGACCAGCATCAACTTGGGTGGGTTGTACGTGGACGAAGAAAAGTTCGCCCCTGCCCAGGGCTATCTGGAGCAGGGACTGGCCTGGGCGCGGGAGTTGGGCTACGAACGGGCGCTGGCTATCGGCCTGAACAACCTGGCCCTGCTACTGACCGAGCAGGGGCAGCTCGCCCGCGCCCGCGACCTGCTGGCGGAGTGCCTGGCGCTGCGTCACAAGCTGGGCGACCAGCGCGGGTTGGGGATCAGCCTGAACAACCTGGCCGACGTCGAGATGGCGGCGGGGCGCTTCGACGCCGCCCGCCAGCTCTATGCTGAGAGTCTCGACCTCCGCGCCCGCCTGGGCGACCGCCGCGGCGCCCTGATCCCGGCGCTGAACATCGTGCGGCTGCTGCGCCAGGCGGGCCAGTGGCAGGCGGCGGCCGGTCTTCTCGGCTTTGCGGATGCGACGCTGGCGCAGTTGGGCATCCGCCTGGCGGCCGATGCGCAGCGAGAGCGGGAGGAGTCAGCGGCGGCGGCGCTGGCTGGGCTGGGGCCGGCCGCGTTCGAGCGGGCGCACGCGGTTGGCCGCGGCCTCACCCTGCAGACGGTCAGCGCCTGGCTGATCGAGCAGCAGCCGTCGGCGCCGCGCCGCAGCCCGGCCGCCGACTGA
- a CDS encoding response regulator transcription factor — protein MPKILLIEDDRLIAESLVRTLRRLGYEVCHAADGAAGLRLALSEKPDLVILDLMLPGLNGWEVCKRIRRESVVPILMLTALNEETDRILGLELGADDYVTKPFSSRELAARIKAMLRRVEFDAAQARDKKVLAFGNLQIDLVGRQVFKGGQGLRLRYKEFELLSLLASRAGEVVTRAEIFDKVWGTDWLGDMRTLEVHIRWLREKLEDDPHDPFYIQTVRSVGYRFNPAEVT, from the coding sequence ATGCCCAAGATCCTGCTCATCGAAGACGACCGTTTGATTGCCGAGTCCCTCGTCCGCACCCTGCGCCGGCTGGGGTACGAGGTGTGTCATGCTGCCGACGGCGCCGCCGGGCTTAGGCTCGCCCTGAGCGAAAAGCCCGACCTGGTGATCCTCGACCTCATGCTCCCCGGCCTGAACGGTTGGGAGGTCTGCAAGCGCATCCGCCGCGAGAGCGTCGTGCCCATCCTGATGCTGACGGCCCTGAACGAGGAGACCGATCGCATTTTGGGCCTGGAACTGGGCGCCGACGACTATGTGACCAAGCCCTTCAGCAGCCGCGAACTGGCGGCGCGCATCAAGGCCATGCTCCGCCGGGTCGAGTTTGACGCCGCGCAAGCGCGAGACAAGAAAGTGCTCGCCTTCGGGAACCTGCAGATCGACCTGGTGGGCAGGCAAGTGTTCAAGGGCGGTCAGGGGTTGCGCCTACGCTACAAGGAGTTCGAGCTGCTCAGCCTGCTGGCGAGCCGCGCCGGCGAGGTTGTCACCCGCGCCGAGATTTTCGACAAAGTCTGGGGCACCGATTGGCTGGGGGATATGCGGACGCTAGAGGTGCATATCCGCTGGCTGCGCGAGAAACTCGAAGACGACCCGCATGATCCATTCTACATCCAGACGGTGCGGAGCGTCGGCTATCGCTTCAACCCTGCGGAAGTGACATGA
- a CDS encoding HAMP domain-containing histidine kinase, whose protein sequence is MKLRLAASIRTRLLLSNALIILIGLAALTLFAGRQIERAIRADAEQQLKDQVRLLARSIGDQIQGADLDQATPEAIDALLKSYAGQVEGVLTLYLPNDPRTPESPPAERGRPNFPDLPELETAMNGETVVAHRPDAAGQDVLYTAARLEYRGQLIAGLLQLAVPAARLQAQVRRSWAALALSFLLLTTLALAAALWSARSLTRPLLALRDAALRLSQGDLSYRIPHPGQDETGQVAHAFNQMAQEVQSMLEEQRAFARNTSHELRTPLTALRLRTEALRYDALDPETTRRYIEEIDDEIVHLGNLVGDVTLLSRFDAGRAELGQDEIDLGRLAAVLCAQLEPLARERQVEFTLDGCDQPLLVRAGLTHLTVVLRNLLDNALKYTPSGGKVSCTLSRTAGGVEIRVQDSGQGIAEEDLPHIFERFYRADPAHGREIPGIGLGLALVKSIVDAYGGQIRVASAGVGYGTTVTLLWPVA, encoded by the coding sequence ATGAAGCTGCGACTCGCCGCCAGCATTCGCACGCGGCTGCTCCTCAGCAACGCCCTCATCATCCTGATCGGTCTGGCTGCGCTCACCCTGTTCGCAGGCCGACAGATCGAGCGCGCCATCCGCGCCGACGCCGAGCAACAGCTCAAAGACCAGGTGCGCCTGCTCGCTCGCAGCATAGGCGACCAGATCCAGGGCGCCGATCTCGATCAGGCCACGCCGGAGGCTATCGACGCGCTGCTCAAGAGCTATGCCGGCCAGGTCGAGGGCGTGCTGACCCTCTACTTGCCGAACGACCCGCGCACGCCGGAGTCGCCGCCTGCCGAGCGCGGCCGTCCGAATTTTCCGGATCTGCCCGAGCTGGAGACGGCCATGAACGGGGAGACGGTGGTAGCGCACCGCCCGGATGCAGCGGGCCAAGACGTACTTTATACGGCGGCGCGGCTCGAATATCGCGGCCAGCTCATTGCCGGCCTGCTGCAACTCGCCGTACCGGCCGCCAGACTCCAGGCTCAGGTGCGGCGGAGCTGGGCGGCGCTGGCCCTCAGCTTCCTCCTGCTCACGACCCTGGCCCTGGCCGCGGCCTTGTGGTCGGCGCGCTCCCTGACCCGGCCCCTGCTGGCGCTGCGCGATGCGGCCCTGCGCCTGTCGCAGGGTGATCTGTCCTATCGTATCCCGCACCCCGGCCAGGACGAGACCGGACAGGTCGCGCACGCCTTCAACCAGATGGCGCAAGAGGTGCAGAGCATGTTGGAGGAACAGCGCGCGTTTGCGCGCAACACCTCGCATGAACTGCGCACCCCGCTCACCGCCCTGCGCCTGCGCACCGAAGCCCTCCGTTACGACGCGCTCGACCCGGAGACAACCCGGCGTTATATCGAGGAGATCGACGACGAGATCGTTCATTTGGGCAATCTCGTCGGCGATGTGACGTTGCTTTCCCGTTTTGACGCCGGGCGCGCGGAATTAGGGCAGGACGAGATCGACCTGGGCCGGCTGGCCGCGGTCTTGTGCGCCCAATTGGAGCCGCTGGCGCGGGAGCGCCAGGTCGAATTCACACTGGACGGGTGTGACCAGCCGCTCCTGGTTCGCGCCGGGCTTACCCATCTCACCGTGGTTCTGCGCAACCTGCTGGACAATGCCCTCAAATACACCCCCTCTGGCGGCAAGGTCTCCTGCACGCTCTCGCGGACGGCTGGCGGCGTCGAAATCCGCGTCCAGGATTCGGGACAAGGCATTGCCGAGGAGGATTTGCCGCACATTTTCGAACGTTTCTATCGCGCGGACCCGGCGCATGGCCGCGAGATCCCCGGCATTGGGCTGGGGTTGGCGTTGGTCAAGTCCATCGTCGATGCCTACGGCGGGCAGATTCGGGTAGCCAGCGCCGGCGTGGGCTACGGCACGACGGTCACGCTCCTGTGGCCCGTCGCCTAG
- a CDS encoding DNRLRE domain-containing protein: MNHRILKAASKFLLALAGIAIGAMSGPVIANEPATTPLANPIVDLGTLGGLESIAYGVNNGGQVVGAADTIGGARHAFRWQAGAMTDLGTLGGANSVAYDINDAGQVVGAADTISGAQHAFFWQNGVMSDLGTLGGANSVAYGINDAGQVVGSADTAVRTQHAFLWQNGAMTDLNDLLPAITLWKLTAAHSISAAGGITGVGTAQGRARAFLMDANTGAVKLAGLTLVEDRIVVIDDDRVRIFDRDRAQQGADIPADGRAYLTIFVSALDDRVIVADQAIGASVGSVHIFDSARVQQGANIPTTGPAAVSLVERRLIVADDAMVRIFDLNRTQLGAAIATDGRPRLLTTHNRIAILDDVQARIFDLDGVQMGAAIPTTGIAFAVAAGNRLLVLDDAEVRVFGLNGDPLGSAIPTAGRAGIDTVEGRIVVTDNEKVRLFDLNRGQKGAAIPTAGRADIKVIADRIVVTDDAAVRIFDGDGVQQGAAIPTSSRAWITTTDARIVVADNNAVRIFDLNRVQQGAAIPTVGPGATIDTVADRIIVTDNNDVRIFDLDRVQQGAAIALTGPPYIATVADRIVVLDNAGVRIFDLNRVQQGANIATAGRGAAITMSNRIVVADAAGARIFDLNRVQQGADIATASFPGVATTENRIIVVDGADVRVFDLNRIQQGAAIPFTGFAPDIMTTERRIVISDDLSVRIFDLNGVQLGAAIPTAGRPAARIAVEGRISVVDDADVRIFDPDRTQQGAAIPTTGATAIADTMFFGDLDSAGYDLNDAGQVVGFGRGHGQEQLAFRWQAGVLTGLGTLDGKHSVATSINSTGRVVGYSTPFDGGQHAFCWQDGVMTDLNSLLAVASPWTLTQAWGINGDGRVVGVGVIGGRSRAFLSSCEPQAPSLYLPWLLRLSHSPLAVAQDAAHGPVVAPQTTFVAPVVQDSWIDATQPSSNFGADASLHVGQVMDPATGLLGERQTLVRFDLSGLPDGATIVNATLQLYQTTASGFDAYQIRPDAATAGWQEATVTWNNRPPNPNLGDPAVTLDYATGWKQWDVTQIVQSWHIGGAANFGIILVGLNFAGIPSTERIFSAREAPGHPPQLTIVYEGGATATPTHTPTAMPTATPTRTPTATRTPTATHTPTATRTPTATRTPIATPTHTPTATPTHTPTATPTHTPTATPTYTPTATRTYTPTATPTPTATPTNTPTATPTLIPVVTLLPFIFHPLPPAPVDKILTNAVVFPHARVTQGLDEDISGSVFYDKIAGKDTLARFWAHTTMWDLKLNSAACEVYWWNGSQDVLLNTVPAVFTHPWVYLANWYPSDYGRFDCWIPGQTLANNGWYRFRAILNTSDGWSWRSWLGGYRYFLPTSDYFGLFLFPAFKVPAVEPDAHASLSPSELAHLTGITLQTAQREWPLRAGIEAIKLDGSNPHTAGLRYYLSPNPYACTLFEAQTNVNGWSLCDLNILGEGNRQLSLFNLWAWWARVYLLKNVESLHWGEVATPYNARVGGVACFQRLGWQSISLIDMDGYVLIQEVSHCMGLVFKGPHANPNDPAHASTGDIWMWGVQPMVNFRTQADESAVESVMNGGIYRADDQSMMEGFEWNRLRGIFLGSDPCAGGCAAASASQAPDGGGERFFLSGSLDRQDHWTTALSMVITQPVPLSPTPATGAYAVVVLDDSNHELARSPFDVDFEMTHDRLAEQLPFNFTVPYPTGAAKVRVVHEAAVLAELTPPARGPQVAFQTLNATSDEVQTAWIGNHPDAAALTYALYFSPDDGVTRLPIATALTASSYTWPTALAQGTTQGRLIVVASDGFHTAEATSARFSIPRKPPAAWISEPATGRQGPADGGEHFTQPITPTVTTLVAGQPIQLRGSGFDLNDGALDGAGLRWASDRQGPLGIGQQLTTTLESGVHTLFLQAVNSAGMIGSDQVTVTVQADADGDGLPDPYEDARACLNRADAADAQGDQDNDALLALQEFHLGAQPCLADTDGDGYADGAEVMAGSNPLDPQSTPLPALAQGPATLRLVGCGTLPPPAAQTIVVQNLSATPYTASADATWLHAAPNPDGSLQVTATCAGVPGDAAGTILLTAAGRQPWRMAVQLEFGRERLYLPRLLPGAH, encoded by the coding sequence GGGACATTGGGCGGGGCGAACAGCGTCGCCTACGGGATCAACGACGCCGGCCAGGTCGTTGGCTCGGCCGACACCGCCGTCCGCACTCAGCACGCTTTCCTCTGGCAGAACGGGGCCATGACTGACCTCAATGACCTGCTGCCGGCCATCACGCTCTGGAAGCTGACGGCGGCGCACAGTATCAGCGCGGCCGGTGGGATCACGGGCGTCGGCACGGCGCAAGGTCGGGCGCGCGCCTTCCTCATGGATGCGAATACGGGCGCGGTCAAGCTGGCGGGGCTGACCTTAGTCGAGGATCGGATCGTGGTGATCGACGATGATCGAGTGCGTATCTTCGACCGGGACCGCGCCCAGCAGGGCGCCGATATCCCCGCCGACGGCCGCGCTTACCTCACCATCTTTGTCAGCGCGCTGGACGACCGCGTGATCGTCGCCGACCAGGCCATCGGCGCCAGCGTCGGTTCGGTGCACATCTTCGATTCGGCCCGCGTGCAGCAGGGTGCCAACATTCCGACGACCGGCCCGGCGGCGGTTTCCCTCGTCGAACGCCGCCTCATCGTGGCCGACGATGCCATGGTGCGCATTTTCGACCTGAATCGCACCCAGCTTGGCGCGGCCATCGCCACGGACGGCCGCCCCCGCCTGCTCACGACTCACAACCGCATCGCCATCCTCGACGATGTTCAGGCGCGCATTTTTGATCTGGATGGCGTACAAATGGGCGCCGCCATCCCCACAACCGGCATCGCCTTTGCCGTCGCGGCCGGCAACCGCCTTCTCGTCCTAGATGACGCCGAGGTGCGCGTCTTCGGCCTGAACGGCGACCCACTGGGCAGCGCTATCCCCACGGCCGGGCGCGCCGGCATCGACACGGTGGAGGGCCGCATCGTTGTCACTGACAACGAGAAAGTGCGCCTCTTCGACCTGAATCGCGGGCAGAAGGGCGCCGCCATCCCCACCGCCGGCCGGGCGGATATCAAAGTCATCGCTGACCGCATTGTGGTGACGGACGACGCGGCGGTGCGCATCTTCGATGGAGACGGCGTGCAGCAGGGCGCCGCCATCCCCACGTCGAGTCGGGCCTGGATCACGACGACTGACGCCCGCATCGTGGTTGCTGACAACAATGCGGTGCGGATTTTCGATCTGAACCGGGTGCAGCAGGGCGCAGCGATCCCGACGGTGGGTCCGGGCGCCACCATCGACACGGTCGCCGACCGCATCATCGTCACCGACAACAATGACGTGCGCATCTTCGACCTGGATCGTGTGCAGCAGGGCGCCGCCATCGCGTTGACCGGCCCGCCCTACATCGCCACGGTCGCCGACCGCATCGTGGTGCTGGACAACGCCGGGGTGCGCATCTTCGACCTGAACCGGGTGCAGCAAGGCGCCAACATCGCCACGGCCGGCCGCGGCGCAGCCATCACCATGAGCAACCGCATTGTTGTGGCGGACGCGGCGGGCGCGCGCATCTTCGACCTGAACCGGGTGCAGCAGGGCGCCGACATCGCCACCGCCAGCTTCCCCGGCGTCGCGACCACGGAGAATCGCATTATCGTGGTGGACGGCGCCGATGTGCGCGTCTTCGACCTGAACCGCATCCAGCAGGGCGCAGCCATCCCCTTCACCGGTTTCGCTCCCGACATCATGACCACTGAGCGTCGGATCGTGATCAGCGACGACCTATCCGTGCGCATCTTCGATTTGAACGGGGTGCAGCTAGGTGCGGCCATCCCCACGGCCGGCCGACCGGCCGCGCGCATCGCTGTCGAAGGGCGCATCAGCGTCGTGGATGACGCCGACGTGCGCATCTTCGACCCCGATCGCACCCAACAGGGCGCGGCCATCCCGACCACCGGCGCGACCGCCATCGCCGACACCATGTTCTTCGGCGACCTCGACAGCGCCGGCTACGACCTCAACGACGCCGGCCAGGTGGTAGGCTTTGGCCGCGGCCACGGCCAGGAGCAGCTCGCGTTTCGGTGGCAGGCCGGCGTGCTGACGGGGCTGGGCACGCTGGATGGCAAGCATAGCGTGGCGACGTCAATCAACAGCACGGGGCGGGTCGTCGGCTACTCGACTCCCTTCGACGGCGGGCAGCACGCCTTCTGCTGGCAGGATGGCGTCATGACCGATCTCAACAGCCTGTTGGCCGTGGCGTCACCGTGGACGCTGACGCAGGCGTGGGGCATCAATGGCGACGGGCGCGTCGTCGGCGTTGGCGTCATCGGCGGCCGCTCGCGGGCGTTTCTATCCTCGTGCGAGCCGCAAGCTCCGTCCCTCTACCTGCCCTGGTTGCTGCGCCTGTCGCACTCCCCGTTAGCGGTGGCGCAGGACGCGGCGCATGGCCCCGTGGTGGCGCCGCAGACAACTTTCGTGGCGCCGGTCGTGCAGGATAGTTGGATTGACGCTACCCAGCCCAGCAGCAACTTCGGCGCTGACGCCAGCCTGCACGTGGGGCAAGTCATGGACCCGGCCACGGGTCTGCTGGGCGAGCGGCAAACGTTGGTGCGCTTCGACCTGTCAGGGTTGCCGGACGGCGCCACCATCGTCAATGCCACCCTGCAGCTCTACCAGACGACAGCCTCCGGCTTCGACGCCTACCAGATACGCCCCGACGCGGCCACGGCCGGCTGGCAGGAAGCAACCGTCACCTGGAACAACCGGCCGCCGAACCCCAACCTGGGCGATCCGGCCGTCACGCTCGATTATGCCACCGGCTGGAAGCAATGGGATGTCACCCAGATCGTGCAAAGTTGGCACATCGGCGGAGCGGCAAACTTCGGTATCATCCTGGTGGGCCTCAACTTCGCCGGCATCCCGTCGACCGAGCGCATCTTCAGCGCGCGCGAAGCGCCCGGCCATCCTCCCCAGCTGACCATCGTCTACGAGGGAGGCGCAACCGCTACGCCCACGCATACGCCGACCGCCATGCCGACGGCCACGCCCACGCGCACGCCGACGGCCACGCGCACGCCGACGGCCACACACACGCCGACGGCCACGCGCACGCCGACAGCCACGCGCACGCCGATAGCCACGCCCACACATACGCCGACAGCCACGCCCACACATACGCCGACAGCCACGCCCACACACACGCCGACGGCCACGCCCACATACACGCCGACGGCCACGCGCACATACACGCCGACGGCCACGCCCACGCCGACAGCCACGCCCACAAATACGCCGACAGCCACGCCCACCCTGATCCCGGTCGTCACGCTCCTACCCTTCATCTTCCACCCATTGCCGCCTGCACCGGTCGATAAGATCCTGACCAATGCGGTCGTGTTCCCGCACGCCCGCGTGACACAGGGCCTCGACGAGGACATCAGCGGCAGCGTGTTCTACGACAAGATCGCCGGCAAGGACACCCTGGCGCGCTTCTGGGCGCACACGACGATGTGGGATCTCAAGCTGAACAGCGCCGCCTGCGAGGTCTACTGGTGGAACGGTTCCCAGGACGTGCTGCTGAACACCGTGCCGGCGGTGTTCACTCACCCCTGGGTCTATCTGGCCAACTGGTACCCGTCCGATTACGGCCGCTTCGACTGCTGGATCCCTGGTCAGACCCTGGCCAACAACGGCTGGTACAGGTTCCGGGCCATCCTCAACACCTCCGACGGCTGGAGCTGGAGGAGCTGGCTGGGCGGCTACCGCTATTTCCTGCCCACCTCCGACTATTTCGGCCTGTTCCTCTTCCCGGCTTTCAAGGTCCCGGCCGTGGAGCCAGATGCACATGCCTCTCTCAGCCCATCCGAACTGGCCCACCTCACCGGCATCACCCTACAGACCGCCCAGCGCGAGTGGCCGCTGCGGGCGGGCATCGAAGCGATCAAGCTGGATGGCTCCAACCCGCACACAGCCGGACTGCGCTACTACCTGTCGCCCAATCCCTACGCCTGCACCCTCTTCGAGGCGCAAACCAACGTCAACGGCTGGAGCCTGTGCGACCTCAACATCCTCGGCGAAGGCAACCGGCAGCTCAGCCTGTTCAACCTCTGGGCGTGGTGGGCGCGGGTCTATCTGCTCAAGAACGTGGAAAGCCTGCATTGGGGCGAGGTGGCCACGCCGTACAATGCGAGGGTTGGCGGTGTGGCGTGCTTCCAGCGGCTGGGCTGGCAGTCCATCAGCCTGATCGACATGGACGGCTACGTACTGATCCAGGAGGTGAGCCACTGTATGGGGTTGGTGTTCAAAGGGCCCCATGCAAATCCCAATGACCCTGCCCATGCCTCCACCGGCGACATCTGGATGTGGGGCGTCCAGCCGATGGTCAATTTCCGCACCCAGGCCGATGAGTCGGCGGTCGAGTCGGTGATGAACGGCGGCATCTACCGGGCGGACGACCAGTCCATGATGGAAGGCTTCGAGTGGAACCGGCTGCGCGGCATCTTCCTGGGCAGCGACCCCTGCGCCGGGGGCTGCGCGGCCGCAAGCGCGAGCCAGGCGCCGGACGGCGGCGGTGAGCGTTTCTTCCTCTCCGGCAGCCTGGATCGGCAGGATCACTGGACGACCGCGCTCTCGATGGTCATCACCCAGCCTGTACCGCTGTCGCCGACGCCGGCCACGGGCGCATACGCGGTGGTGGTGCTGGATGACAGCAACCACGAGCTGGCCCGCAGCCCCTTCGATGTGGACTTCGAGATGACCCACGACCGCTTGGCCGAGCAGCTACCCTTCAACTTCACCGTCCCTTATCCGACCGGCGCCGCCAAAGTGCGCGTCGTCCACGAGGCGGCGGTGCTGGCCGAGCTGACGCCGCCCGCCCGCGGGCCCCAGGTCGCGTTCCAAACGCTGAACGCGACCAGTGACGAGGTGCAGACGGCCTGGATCGGCAACCATCCGGACGCCGCGGCGCTGACCTACGCCCTCTACTTCTCGCCCGACGACGGCGTCACGCGGCTGCCGATTGCCACGGCGTTGACCGCTTCCTCCTACACCTGGCCCACGGCGCTGGCGCAGGGCACGACGCAAGGTCGGCTGATCGTGGTCGCCAGCGATGGCTTCCACACTGCCGAGGCGACCTCAGCCCGCTTCAGCATCCCGCGCAAGCCGCCCGCAGCCTGGATATCCGAGCCGGCGACGGGCCGCCAGGGGCCGGCCGATGGCGGCGAGCACTTCACGCAGCCGATCACGCCGACGGTGACGACGCTCGTGGCGGGGCAGCCCATCCAACTCCGGGGCAGCGGTTTCGACCTCAACGACGGCGCCCTCGACGGCGCCGGCCTGCGCTGGGCCTCGGACCGGCAGGGGCCGCTAGGCATCGGCCAGCAGTTGACGACCACCCTGGAGTCCGGCGTCCACACGCTCTTCCTTCAGGCTGTCAATTCCGCCGGCATGATCGGCAGCGACCAGGTGACGGTGACGGTGCAGGCTGACGCCGATGGCGACGGCCTGCCCGACCCGTATGAGGACGCCCGGGCCTGTCTGAACCGCGCGGATGCAGCCGATGCACAAGGGGATCAGGACAACGATGCTCTGCTGGCGTTGCAGGAATTCCATCTCGGCGCGCAGCCGTGCCTGGCCGACACGGATGGCGACGGCTACGCCGACGGCGCCGAGGTCATGGCCGGCAGCAACCCGCTCGACCCCCAAAGCACGCCGCTGCCAGCGCTGGCGCAGGGGCCGGCGACGCTGCGTCTGGTTGGCTGCGGCACGCTGCCGCCGCCGGCGGCGCAGACGATCGTGGTGCAGAACCTCAGCGCAACCCCGTATACTGCATCGGCCGACGCGACCTGGCTGCACGCGGCGCCGAATCCTGATGGCAGTCTGCAAGTGACCGCGACCTGCGCCGGCGTCCCCGGCGACGCTGCCGGGACGATCCTGCTGACCGCCGCAGGTCGCCAGCCGTGGCGGATGGCGGTGCAGCTCGAGTTTGGCAGGGAGCGCCTGTACCTGCCCCGCCTCCTCCCCGGCGCTCACTGA